In Leptospiraceae bacterium, one DNA window encodes the following:
- a CDS encoding SDR family oxidoreductase, with translation MKAIVTGGAGFIGSHIVDVLLENNYEVIVLDNFSTGRRINLDSVKDKVEIIECDISVQGNWIKKFKGIDKVFHIAALADIVPSIQSPDAYFQSNVVGTFNIMQACRLNNVRRVVYAASSSCYGIPDVYPTPENAPIQPQYPYALTKRMGEEIVIHWAKVYKLPALSLRFFNVYGPRSRTSGTYGAVFGVFLAQKLAGNPLTVVGDGSQTRDFTYVRDVAEAVFVAANSNKVGEIYNVGSGATISVNRIVELLGGEKVFIPKRPGEPDCTFADISKIKAELKWCPKVSIEEGVSQLLKNIEYWREAPVWTPEKIQEATNDWFKYLGN, from the coding sequence ATGAAAGCAATTGTAACCGGAGGGGCTGGATTTATAGGAAGTCATATTGTTGATGTTCTTCTTGAAAATAATTATGAAGTAATTGTTTTGGATAATTTTAGTACTGGGCGTAGAATTAATTTAGATTCTGTAAAGGATAAAGTTGAGATTATTGAATGTGATATTTCTGTTCAAGGGAATTGGATAAAAAAATTCAAGGGAATAGATAAAGTTTTTCATATTGCTGCTCTAGCTGATATTGTACCGAGCATTCAAAGTCCTGATGCGTATTTTCAATCAAATGTTGTTGGTACTTTTAATATAATGCAAGCATGCAGATTAAATAATGTAAGACGAGTGGTATATGCAGCTTCTTCCTCATGTTATGGAATTCCTGATGTTTATCCAACTCCTGAAAATGCACCTATTCAGCCTCAATATCCATATGCACTTACTAAGAGAATGGGGGAGGAAATTGTAATTCATTGGGCAAAAGTTTACAAATTGCCTGCACTGTCTTTAAGATTTTTTAATGTTTATGGACCTAGATCCAGAACTTCAGGTACCTATGGAGCAGTATTTGGAGTATTCCTTGCTCAAAAATTAGCAGGAAATCCTTTGACTGTTGTGGGTGATGGCAGTCAGACAAGAGATTTTACTTATGTTCGTGATGTAGCAGAGGCTGTTTTTGTAGCGGCTAATTCAAATAAAGTTGGAGAAATTTATAACGTTGGAAGTGGAGCAACAATTTCAGTAAATCGAATAGTTGAGTTATTGGGGGGTGAAAAAGTATTTATACCAAAGCGTCCAGGTGAGCCAGATTGTACCTTTGCAGATATATCAAAGATCAAAGCTGAATTGAAATGGTGCCCTAAAGTAAGTATCGAAGAGGGGGTCTCTCAATTATTAAAAAATATTGAATATTGGAGGGAAGCGCCAGTCTGGACCCCTGAAAAAATTCAGGAAGCAACAAATGATTGGTTTAAATACTTGGGAAACTAA
- a CDS encoding glycyl-radical enzyme activating protein — MQGRVFDIQRFSVHDGPGIRTIIFFKGCNMKCVWCQNPESQKKENQILFQPNSCQGFGDCIAACPTHAISKNKNNKIDYDKCNSCGVCINVCPTGSLSLIGKDYSSKEIFEEIIKDIPYYKNNGGVTFSGGEASTQIEFLEEVLNLCKAHDIHTNIETNGLFSFEKLENIFRKLDMIYFDLKLFHPESHKKFTGVDNKIILNNARNFSKKKFPILFRIPLIQNITDTDVNLQDFICFLKGLNVSKISLLKYHNFYENKLDGIGRTSEKLNLPPYPEEKFIEIKKLFKKNQIQVV; from the coding sequence TTGCAAGGAAGGGTATTTGATATTCAGAGATTTTCGGTCCACGACGGGCCGGGGATTAGAACGATTATTTTTTTCAAAGGCTGCAATATGAAATGTGTCTGGTGCCAAAATCCGGAAAGCCAAAAAAAAGAAAATCAAATTCTTTTTCAGCCAAATTCTTGCCAAGGATTCGGAGACTGTATTGCTGCATGCCCAACTCATGCAATTTCTAAAAATAAAAATAATAAAATAGACTACGATAAGTGTAACTCCTGCGGGGTATGTATAAACGTATGTCCGACCGGATCACTTAGTTTAATCGGAAAGGATTATTCTTCCAAAGAAATTTTTGAAGAAATCATAAAAGATATTCCCTACTATAAAAATAATGGAGGTGTAACTTTTTCTGGAGGAGAGGCGAGCACCCAAATTGAATTTTTAGAAGAAGTTCTAAATTTATGCAAAGCCCACGACATTCATACCAATATAGAAACAAACGGTTTATTTTCTTTTGAAAAATTAGAAAATATTTTTAGAAAATTAGATATGATCTACTTCGATCTAAAATTATTTCATCCAGAATCCCATAAAAAATTTACAGGGGTTGATAACAAAATAATTCTAAACAATGCAAGAAATTTTTCTAAAAAAAAATTCCCGATTCTATTTAGAATTCCTCTAATTCAAAATATAACTGACACAGATGTCAATTTACAAGATTTTATTTGTTTTTTAAAAGGGTTGAATGTTAGTAAAATTTCACTTCTGAAATACCACAATTTTTACGAAAATAAATTAGACGGTATCGGCAGAACTTCAGAAAAATTAAATCTCCCTCCATACCCTGAAGAAAAATTTATAGAAATTAAAAAGCTATTTAAAAAAAATCAAATTCAAGTTGTATAA
- a CDS encoding Ig-like domain-containing protein, which translates to MKKLIFSVFFASLFILNCGVAMGALGLDDSGTNDKKDLLMGVLGLALASGSSSSNLEIDTTVPGSWEEGVSIRPIIYVKFKTDLDSSTITTDNIKLMEGATEFGISLKAQSTNSILITPVGDLRINTSYTVKLLTGLKDSSGLALGEEYNWSFTTSSSEADSGSVITFAGSGTAGNADGTGTAASFNGPQYLVGELYGASIFITDTGNHRIRKIVLSSQVVTTVAGSTSGYTAGTGVAARFNSPKGIFLATISGVTYYFVSDSGNNGIRKMTAAYVVSNTYGTNTNAAGFVIANNSTSQRYRNPEGFAVDLAIGHQYIADTGNHCIRRANYAGQGVSNSASNTTCFAGANPSGGIGTAGFTNGANTLARFNNPKGLAVDNDGNIYVADSGNHSIRIITPSGVVGTIAGNGTSGYANGLGSAARFSSPAGIVSDGANTLYVTDTGNCAIRKLTLSSDKSTANVSTFAGANTDVTSGNCSLVNGTRLTSRFNSPKGLWRDSNGNLYITDTGNNVIRKISP; encoded by the coding sequence ATGAAAAAGTTAATTTTTAGCGTATTTTTTGCAAGTCTCTTTATATTGAATTGTGGAGTTGCAATGGGTGCTCTTGGTCTGGATGACAGTGGCACCAATGATAAAAAAGACCTTCTCATGGGCGTTCTTGGGCTGGCTTTAGCTTCGGGAAGTTCTTCAAGTAATTTGGAAATAGACACAACTGTTCCCGGATCATGGGAAGAGGGAGTGAGTATTCGACCGATTATTTATGTTAAGTTCAAGACTGACTTGGATTCTAGTACGATTACTACAGATAACATTAAGTTAATGGAAGGTGCTACAGAGTTTGGAATTAGTTTAAAAGCTCAATCTACAAATTCTATCTTAATTACTCCAGTCGGAGATTTAAGAATCAACACTTCTTATACAGTGAAATTACTTACAGGGCTTAAAGACAGTAGTGGTTTGGCTTTGGGTGAAGAATACAATTGGAGTTTCACAACCTCCAGCTCAGAAGCTGACTCAGGTAGTGTAATTACTTTTGCCGGAAGTGGAACTGCCGGAAATGCAGATGGAACAGGAACTGCTGCGAGCTTTAATGGACCTCAGTATTTGGTAGGAGAGCTTTATGGTGCTTCTATTTTCATTACAGACACAGGGAACCACAGAATCCGAAAAATTGTTCTATCCAGTCAAGTAGTAACTACAGTTGCAGGCTCTACTTCCGGTTATACTGCAGGCACCGGAGTTGCAGCCAGATTCAACTCTCCAAAAGGAATATTTTTGGCTACGATAAGTGGAGTTACTTATTATTTTGTATCGGATAGCGGAAATAACGGAATCCGAAAAATGACCGCAGCCTATGTGGTTTCTAACACTTATGGAACAAATACAAATGCTGCAGGATTTGTGATAGCAAATAATTCTACTTCCCAAAGGTATAGAAACCCTGAGGGGTTTGCTGTAGATTTAGCGATTGGACACCAGTATATTGCAGATACAGGAAACCATTGTATTCGTAGAGCCAATTATGCAGGCCAAGGTGTAAGCAATTCGGCTTCGAATACTACTTGTTTTGCAGGTGCAAACCCTTCTGGTGGTATTGGAACGGCAGGATTTACAAATGGAGCAAACACCTTAGCCAGATTTAACAACCCGAAAGGATTGGCGGTAGATAATGATGGAAATATATATGTAGCGGATTCAGGAAACCATAGCATTAGAATCATCACTCCATCAGGAGTTGTGGGGACAATTGCAGGGAATGGAACTTCCGGTTATGCGAATGGGCTTGGGAGTGCAGCAAGGTTTAGCTCTCCTGCGGGGATTGTATCGGATGGAGCCAACACACTGTATGTAACAGATACAGGAAATTGTGCTATAAGAAAACTAACCCTATCCAGTGATAAGTCCACAGCTAACGTTTCAACATTTGCAGGTGCTAATACAGATGTAACTTCTGGAAATTGCAGCTTGGTAAATGGTACAAGATTGACCTCCAGATTCAACTCACCAAAAGGTTTGTGGAGAGATTCCAACGGGAATTTATATATCACCGATACCGGAAACAACGTAATACGGAAAATATCTCCTTAA
- a CDS encoding nucleotidyltransferase family protein, with protein sequence MKDIVCVLLSAGIGSRLKPLTNELPKCLMPINGKPLLEIWLDTLQLLDIKKVLINLHYKKELVIEFMKRPKFRDWVDTVYEADLLGTAGTLRQNYFYLKDKVILMVHADNLCICNFRKFLEYHINFRPKPALMTMMTFHTITPETCGIVEVDKKGIVWKFHEKVKNPPSNLANAAIYLLEPEILEWIMEQENISDFSTQVIPYFMGKIATWKNDGIMRDIGNIESLKIAQKEVQFDDYKIEDEWQKLYKSHPIHNLILQS encoded by the coding sequence TTGAAAGATATTGTATGTGTATTACTTTCAGCTGGAATTGGCTCAAGGCTAAAGCCTTTGACTAATGAGTTGCCAAAATGCCTTATGCCTATTAATGGAAAGCCTCTATTAGAGATATGGTTAGATACACTTCAATTATTGGATATTAAAAAAGTATTAATTAATCTTCATTATAAAAAGGAATTAGTTATCGAGTTTATGAAGCGACCAAAATTTCGTGACTGGGTTGATACAGTTTATGAGGCGGATCTATTGGGTACAGCTGGAACTTTACGACAGAATTACTTCTATTTGAAAGATAAAGTAATTTTAATGGTTCATGCTGATAATTTATGTATATGCAATTTTAGAAAGTTTTTAGAATATCATATCAATTTTCGACCGAAGCCAGCTTTGATGACAATGATGACCTTTCACACTATAACTCCTGAAACATGTGGAATTGTCGAAGTTGATAAGAAGGGAATAGTTTGGAAATTTCATGAAAAGGTAAAAAATCCTCCATCCAACTTAGCCAATGCAGCAATTTATCTACTGGAGCCTGAGATACTTGAGTGGATAATGGAACAAGAAAATATATCAGATTTTAGTACACAAGTAATTCCTTATTTTATGGGCAAAATTGCTACTTGGAAAAATGATGGGATTATGAGAGATATTGGCAATATAGAATCACTTAAGATAGCGCAAAAAGAAGTTCAATTCGATGATTATAAGATTGAAGATGAATGGCAAAAATTATATAAATCTCATCCCATACATAATTTAATTTTACAAAGTTAA
- a CDS encoding SIS domain-containing protein: MKEIINNYTSKLVKAFTDENMRQIEILGNSLFDVWKTKRTVYICGNGGSAGNAIHLANDFNYGIDKAKGIGLRIEALPANSSIITCIANDEGYDQIFAQQLRVKADRDDVLIVLSGSGNSPNILRALETGNEIGMKTFALLGYKGGRCKELAQHPIHFSIDDMQISEDLQLIVGHILMQWLSTKSKEVN; this comes from the coding sequence ATGAAAGAAATAATAAATAATTATACATCAAAGTTGGTTAAAGCTTTTACTGATGAGAATATGAGGCAAATTGAAATACTTGGAAATAGCTTATTCGATGTGTGGAAGACAAAAAGAACAGTGTATATTTGTGGAAATGGAGGCAGTGCAGGGAATGCAATTCATTTAGCAAATGACTTTAATTATGGAATTGATAAAGCAAAAGGTATTGGATTGAGAATTGAAGCTCTTCCTGCAAACTCATCAATTATTACTTGTATTGCCAATGATGAAGGATACGATCAAATTTTTGCACAGCAGTTAAGGGTTAAAGCAGATCGGGATGATGTCTTGATTGTTCTTTCTGGTAGTGGGAATTCACCTAATATTTTGCGTGCACTTGAAACTGGAAATGAAATTGGAATGAAAACATTTGCATTATTAGGTTATAAAGGAGGAAGATGTAAGGAACTCGCACAGCATCCAATTCATTTTTCAATTGATGATATGCAGATATCCGAAGATTTACAACTTATTGTTGGACATATTTTAATGCAGTGGCTTAGTACAAAATCAAAGGAAGTAAACTAA
- a CDS encoding OmpA family protein: MRNLYFLTILTLFSLGCGTTQQLDLYNPYPDKQLILDGTNVSCTDSYERKLWYILYGNYQLNHINTRELFPVLDYTYKIEQVATVGDKILSIFTGLFLSVSRKTLVVKTCQSVAKLQKPEVAEPDEEEVSTPEKIDPKVDSKIEELEKEVSFLKGKISGIETTVGWMNSPSQHETKDSDTKQQAHHRGMGEESEDTTSKILSMQPKEVSRHSFLFKIGSSQIAKNDKAKIKSLKEIFQKPFSKILVIGSADSTGNFKNNLNLSWRRAEAVRNEITKLGIPKDRIIISGAGENKGRESSADESLRRVDIYLVQGGE, encoded by the coding sequence ATGAGAAATTTATATTTTCTCACTATACTTACCCTATTTTCACTAGGTTGCGGAACTACTCAACAATTGGATCTATACAACCCCTATCCGGATAAGCAGCTCATCTTGGACGGAACAAACGTTTCTTGTACCGATTCCTATGAAAGAAAACTCTGGTACATATTGTATGGGAATTACCAACTAAATCATATAAACACAAGAGAGCTTTTTCCTGTATTGGATTACACATACAAGATAGAGCAGGTAGCCACAGTTGGAGATAAAATCTTGTCTATATTTACCGGCTTATTTTTATCTGTGAGCAGAAAGACCTTAGTCGTAAAGACCTGTCAATCTGTTGCGAAACTACAAAAACCAGAAGTCGCTGAGCCTGATGAGGAAGAAGTCTCTACCCCGGAAAAAATAGACCCTAAGGTTGACTCCAAGATAGAAGAATTAGAAAAAGAAGTTTCATTTCTAAAAGGAAAAATTTCAGGCATAGAGACTACAGTGGGTTGGATGAATTCACCTTCTCAACACGAAACAAAAGATTCAGATACAAAACAACAAGCACACCATAGAGGAATGGGAGAGGAGAGTGAAGACACAACTTCTAAGATTTTGTCTATGCAACCAAAAGAAGTTTCTAGACATTCGTTTTTATTCAAAATCGGCTCATCTCAAATAGCCAAAAACGATAAAGCAAAAATCAAAAGTTTAAAAGAAATCTTTCAAAAACCATTTTCTAAGATTTTAGTTATAGGCTCTGCGGACTCTACTGGAAATTTTAAAAACAACTTAAATCTATCTTGGAGAAGGGCTGAAGCAGTTAGGAACGAAATTACAAAACTTGGAATTCCAAAGGATAGAATTATAATTTCAGGTGCAGGTGAAAATAAAGGAAGAGAGTCGTCTGCAGATGAAAGTTTAAGAAGAGTGGACATCTATTTAGTGCAAGGAGGAGAGTAA
- a CDS encoding dihydrodipicolinate reductase, which produces MKVGLMGFGKTGKAVASVILKNEKMKLEWVIRKSEILEQRSVSEFLGENIEDQGRIYSIQKIRISKLLDEHPVDVIIDFSSEEGIHYYGEEAVKRKIKIISAVSHYDNKIIQKLKNYSKKTAVFWSPNITIGVNYLIIATKFLRKIAPDIDMVILEEHFKEKLEVSGTAKVIAENLNIDHTEIKSTRAGGIIGKHEIICGFPFQTVRLTHESIAREAFGNGVVFVAENLEEKTKGFFSFEELLLPYFSDRYN; this is translated from the coding sequence ATGAAGGTTGGGTTAATGGGTTTTGGAAAAACCGGGAAGGCTGTTGCTTCAGTAATTTTAAAAAATGAGAAAATGAAATTAGAATGGGTGATTCGTAAGTCTGAAATTTTAGAACAACGCTCTGTCTCAGAATTTTTAGGAGAAAATATAGAAGACCAAGGAAGAATTTATTCAATTCAAAAAATTAGAATATCAAAATTATTAGACGAGCACCCTGTAGATGTAATCATAGATTTTTCATCTGAAGAAGGAATTCATTATTATGGAGAAGAGGCTGTAAAAAGAAAGATAAAAATCATAAGTGCAGTATCACACTACGACAATAAAATTATTCAAAAGTTAAAAAACTATTCTAAAAAAACGGCAGTATTTTGGTCTCCAAATATTACAATTGGAGTAAACTATTTAATCATAGCTACAAAGTTCTTAAGGAAAATTGCTCCGGATATTGACATGGTTATTTTAGAAGAGCACTTTAAAGAAAAGTTAGAAGTGTCAGGGACTGCAAAAGTGATTGCCGAGAATTTGAATATAGATCATACAGAAATTAAATCCACTAGAGCTGGAGGAATTATTGGAAAGCATGAGATTATATGTGGTTTTCCATTTCAAACGGTCAGACTTACTCATGAATCTATTGCGAGAGAGGCTTTTGGGAACGGGGTAGTTTTTGTTGCTGAAAATTTAGAAGAGAAGACAAAGGGTTTCTTTTCATTTGAAGAGCTTTTGTTGCCATATTTTTCAGATAGATACAATTAG
- a CDS encoding MarR family EPS-associated transcriptional regulator: protein MLSDEIRHKIFRAIEENPEISQRILADQLGVSLGKANYCIQALMTKGWIKARNFKNSKNKLSYSYLLTPSGIEEKARLTVRYLKNKMQEYEILKKEIEELSKEVKESEFLTFP, encoded by the coding sequence ATGCTTTCAGACGAAATACGACATAAAATCTTTCGAGCAATCGAAGAAAATCCTGAAATTAGCCAAAGAATACTCGCAGATCAATTGGGTGTTAGCCTTGGAAAAGCAAATTATTGTATTCAAGCACTAATGACAAAGGGTTGGATCAAAGCCCGAAATTTCAAAAACAGCAAAAATAAATTATCTTATTCGTATCTTTTGACTCCAAGCGGAATTGAAGAAAAAGCAAGACTCACTGTTCGCTATTTGAAAAACAAGATGCAAGAATACGAAATATTGAAAAAGGAAATAGAAGAGCTTTCCAAAGAAGTAAAGGAATCTGAATTTCTAACATTTCCTTAA
- a CDS encoding SpoIIE family protein phosphatase, giving the protein MENDKNINILFIEDSEEDIELILRLLKKNNFTPIHTSVDSIQGLKNSISKNNFDIILADYSLPSFNGLEALEFIKSEKIDLPFILISGSVGEEIAVEAMRLGAVDYIMKHNMTRLLPAIEREIREFKIRLHRQQIQEILKEKNEQLKIAKIIQSGLFPQSPPKLAGFDIAGNSYPAEETGGDYFDFIQMLDNTIGLVVGDVSGHGLGPSLLMSSTRAYLRAFCLNFIDLGKILENLNHVLFEDISDRKRFVTLFLASLDPIEKSILFSSAGHTSGYIIDKDGQIKHELKSMNLPLGIQDSVKYENSSRLLLENGDICLFATDGLFEARKKSKDRFGFENTVKILHDNRNLNAKEIVELIYNSSREFTEDSIQEDDITLIIVKVF; this is encoded by the coding sequence ATGGAAAACGATAAAAATATTAATATTTTATTTATAGAAGACTCAGAAGAAGACATCGAGTTGATTCTTAGGTTATTGAAGAAAAATAATTTTACTCCAATCCACACAAGTGTAGACAGCATCCAAGGGCTTAAAAATTCCATTTCTAAAAATAATTTTGATATCATCTTGGCTGATTATTCACTTCCAAGTTTTAATGGTTTGGAGGCTTTAGAGTTTATAAAATCAGAAAAGATTGATCTGCCTTTTATTCTGATTTCAGGAAGCGTTGGAGAAGAGATAGCGGTTGAGGCGATGAGACTTGGTGCTGTTGACTATATTATGAAGCACAATATGACAAGACTTCTTCCTGCAATTGAAAGAGAGATTCGAGAATTCAAAATTCGGTTACACCGTCAGCAAATTCAAGAAATCCTAAAAGAGAAAAATGAGCAATTGAAAATTGCTAAAATCATTCAAAGCGGGTTATTTCCTCAAAGCCCTCCTAAATTAGCCGGATTTGACATTGCAGGGAATTCTTATCCGGCAGAAGAAACCGGTGGAGACTATTTTGATTTTATACAGATGTTGGACAATACTATCGGACTTGTAGTTGGGGACGTTAGTGGTCATGGTCTGGGTCCATCTCTCTTAATGTCTTCTACCAGAGCTTATTTAAGGGCGTTTTGCCTGAATTTTATTGACCTTGGAAAAATTTTAGAAAACTTAAACCATGTTTTGTTTGAAGATATTTCTGACAGGAAAAGATTTGTGACTCTTTTTTTAGCCAGTTTAGATCCAATAGAAAAATCCATTCTATTTTCAAGCGCAGGTCACACTTCCGGATATATAATTGATAAAGACGGGCAAATCAAGCACGAGTTAAAAAGCATGAACTTGCCCCTTGGGATCCAAGATTCTGTGAAATATGAAAATTCTTCAAGGTTGCTATTGGAAAATGGGGATATTTGCCTTTTTGCAACAGATGGACTTTTTGAAGCAAGGAAAAAATCCAAAGATAGGTTTGGATTTGAAAATACCGTTAAAATTTTGCATGACAATCGAAACCTAAACGCAAAAGAAATCGTAGAACTGATTTATAATTCATCCAGAGAGTTTACAGAAGATTCGATTCAAGAAGATGATATTACTTTAATCATCGTAAAAGTTTTTTAA